In Kitasatospora sp. NBC_00240, the following are encoded in one genomic region:
- a CDS encoding PP2C family protein-serine/threonine phosphatase has translation MTAAPTPREAGADASALNARVFWPGLITVTLLVVLLAVTTSTAGRLSPLLIVLPALVAGLGSVRQTVIASAWAMVGLWASFVYEHPAHRGDVVAATIAALAFQALAVAACFWRTSRQRELDRLRSTLVTLQRQILRPLPVVTRQVMVDGLYSPVEEDRLVGGDIYEIVSSPYGTRVLIGDVQGKGLAAIGAGFAVLGAFREAAFREPTLTAVVDALEDAVVRHNAFAEENEEPSRFVTALALSIDGAAGVQVVNCGHLQPYLIDEDGSRSVPIAETAVPLGLASLADSPRTVGWFDLPPRTTLLLYTDGVTEARDPQGRFYPLDRRLPRLAPLPPAELLTALRTDIDRFTAGARRDDIAALSLRRTPAQWRPPGSLAGPDEPGGHEPDEPDER, from the coding sequence ATGACCGCTGCACCGACCCCCCGGGAGGCCGGGGCCGACGCCTCCGCGCTGAACGCCCGGGTGTTCTGGCCGGGCCTGATCACGGTCACCCTGTTGGTCGTACTGCTCGCCGTGACCACCAGCACCGCGGGCCGGCTCTCACCCCTGCTGATCGTGCTGCCGGCGCTGGTCGCGGGGCTGGGCAGCGTCCGCCAGACGGTCATCGCCTCGGCCTGGGCGATGGTCGGCCTCTGGGCCTCGTTCGTCTACGAGCACCCCGCGCACCGCGGCGACGTCGTCGCCGCGACCATCGCCGCCCTGGCCTTCCAGGCCCTGGCCGTCGCGGCCTGCTTCTGGCGGACGTCCCGGCAGCGCGAACTGGACCGGCTGCGGTCCACCCTGGTCACCCTGCAGCGGCAGATTCTGCGCCCGCTGCCGGTGGTCACCCGGCAGGTCATGGTGGACGGCCTGTACTCCCCGGTCGAGGAGGACCGGCTGGTCGGCGGGGACATCTACGAGATCGTCAGCTCGCCCTACGGCACCAGGGTCCTGATCGGCGACGTCCAGGGCAAGGGCCTGGCCGCGATCGGCGCCGGCTTCGCCGTCCTCGGGGCGTTCCGCGAGGCGGCCTTCCGGGAACCCACCCTCACCGCCGTGGTCGACGCCCTGGAGGACGCGGTGGTCCGCCACAACGCCTTCGCCGAGGAGAACGAGGAACCGTCACGGTTCGTCACCGCGCTCGCCCTGAGCATCGACGGTGCGGCCGGTGTCCAGGTGGTCAACTGCGGCCACCTGCAGCCGTACCTGATCGACGAGGACGGCAGCCGGTCCGTCCCGATCGCGGAGACCGCCGTACCCCTCGGCCTGGCCTCCCTCGCCGACAGCCCGCGCACCGTCGGCTGGTTCGACCTCCCGCCACGGACCACCCTGCTGCTGTACACCGACGGCGTGACGGAGGCCCGTGACCCCCAGGGCCGCTTCTACCCGCTCGACCGCCGGCTCCCCCGCCTGGCCCCGCTGCCCCCGGCGGAGCTGCTCACCGCCCTGCGGACCGACATCGACCGGTTCACCGCCGGCGCCCGGCGCGACGACATCGCCGCCCTGTCACTGCGCCGCACCCCCGCCCAGTGGCGTCCCCCGGGCAGTCTCGCCGGACCGGACGAGCCGGGCGGGCACGAGCCGGACGAGCCGGACGAGCGCTAG
- a CDS encoding zinc-binding dehydrogenase, translating to MDRTMRAVVLDAPGPVEQLRLTRLPLPEPPSGWVRIKVEAFGLNRSELHTRLGLAQGVTFPRVPGIEATGTVDADPDGVLRPGQQVATLMGGMGRTFDGGYAEYTTVPRSQVVPFRSELPWEVLGAVPETLQTAYGSLTVGLDLRPGQSLLIRGGTSALGLVAATLARDLGATVLATTRSAGRVQALADHGVDHPVVDDGDVAARVRAIVPGGVDAALELVGTPTLPDTLAATRVHGTVCFTGMLSNRWTVPDFYPIDYLPRGVRLTAYSGGAADLPARVLQRHLDRIAAGELTPGPTHVYPLDAIRAAHEDLEHGRRIGKLVVRTG from the coding sequence ATGGACAGGACGATGCGGGCGGTGGTGCTGGACGCGCCGGGCCCGGTGGAGCAGCTGCGGCTGACCCGGCTGCCCCTCCCGGAGCCGCCGTCCGGCTGGGTCCGGATCAAGGTCGAGGCGTTCGGGCTGAACCGCTCCGAGCTGCACACCCGGCTCGGCCTGGCCCAGGGAGTGACCTTCCCCCGGGTGCCCGGCATCGAGGCGACCGGGACGGTGGACGCCGACCCGGACGGCGTGCTGCGGCCCGGGCAGCAGGTCGCGACCCTGATGGGCGGCATGGGCCGGACCTTCGACGGCGGCTACGCCGAGTACACGACGGTGCCCCGCTCGCAGGTCGTGCCGTTCCGCTCCGAGCTGCCCTGGGAGGTCCTGGGCGCCGTCCCGGAGACCCTGCAGACCGCGTACGGGTCGCTGACCGTCGGGCTGGACCTGCGACCCGGGCAGTCCCTGCTGATCCGCGGCGGCACCTCGGCGCTCGGCCTGGTGGCCGCCACCCTGGCCAGGGACCTGGGCGCCACGGTGCTGGCCACCACCCGCAGCGCCGGGCGGGTGCAGGCGCTGGCCGACCACGGCGTCGACCACCCGGTGGTGGACGACGGTGACGTCGCCGCCCGGGTCCGGGCGATCGTGCCCGGCGGGGTGGACGCGGCGCTGGAGCTGGTCGGCACCCCGACCCTGCCGGACACCCTGGCGGCGACCCGCGTCCACGGCACGGTCTGCTTCACCGGCATGCTCTCCAACCGGTGGACGGTCCCGGACTTCTACCCCATCGACTACCTGCCGCGGGGCGTCCGGCTGACCGCCTACTCCGGCGGGGCCGCCGACCTGCCCGCCCGGGTGCTGCAGCGCCACCTCGACCGGATCGCGGCCGGCGAGCTCACCCCGGGGCCCACCCACGTCTACCCGCTGGACGCGATCCGGGCCGCGCACGAGGACCTGGAACACGGCCGGCGGATCGGAAAGCTGGTCGTCCGTACCGGCTGA
- a CDS encoding DNRLRE domain-containing protein — translation MSGYIAGRGGRRSPAAFRILSGSVALAVAVSLLAGSEAAFAAAPTGDTAKPAPASAADIPSARVAARLSGQRVEALSERTETSTTWVNKDGSLTSDLFAGPVRYRKDGTWVDVDLTLQAGADGSVAPKAHPQGLKLAGAGGTRSKSLAEAQSGKGEDRTLVTLGQGEQQVELQWKGGLPKPVLDGTRATYQDAVADGAADLVVEATRTGFEQYVTLKQRPAAAGFTYTMPLKAKGLLAQPQADGGVQFTDARSGEVRAVLPAPVMWDASAAEGSSEHPHQAKVDLKVVQHGANIDLVFTPDAAFMADPRTRYPLTVDPSTTALGNVFDTRVQQGETVDWSADTEIYWGNSGTKNADGSSRQARSFINWNTGPIADALITSANLSLFNFHSGNSDCLPYTWEVWDTGLASTASRWTAQPTWNTKKATSTETKGRDACGGDGWINADVTNLVQTWTSAKKTTSGMGLRAPDETSTKYWKEVNSANAASNVPKLTVNYNYRPRTGTDQQAGSPFYKDTAGIWWVDSTTPTLRDTFVDPNNDKVDGTFQIFDAATDTQVGNVLVSPYVPSGEPATVTVPAGVLANGKTYKFRTSPYDGLHYNTGWSAWAFFTVDTSAPSAPVSVTSTDYPAGQWVKGAGQPGVFTLTPPTGDQSALEWSVDGATWTKVATGGTTTPVSITASPVKAGTNVLQVRTTDRADNRSETLSYTFQAGAGVTAPNDGTRTAARVPLAAEADGSKYDNVTFSWRRSDADAWVPVPVGDVTIGGTALTAWPVALTAGRSPALAWNATSTVNPDGTVQVRADFTGPNSAALTSESVQVTVDRKADGAATTQAGPGTVNLLTGDLTTSATDASFFGMTVARSHSSRNPYAARNQQGQAPIFGPGWLSGVSAASMTSGFTEIRQSSANALDLVAADGSTVAFTAKATGNGWTPETGSENLTLTGAFSAGDFTLTDTEGAVLTFGKADQAATTWTVNSSLLEGLSDTTLKVLSESVTMNGKALVRPRLVVAPTSAVTAAACALDLSVKGCRALQFVYAGSTTATGTGGSSEFGDFTGQVSAVKLWATAPGAANATATDVAAYRYDSTGALRQEWDPRLGTSSTTQYDYVVGTAAEGALSAVVPPGAAGGHHMAYGNVPSSPAAGEGMLTRTWTNTLAPGTTNTVNGTATTSFVYGVPLSGAKAPEDLSATAGATWGQTDLPTDATAVFPPDQVPASDNGANLTQGAYGRAVVTYLNASGSQVNSAAPGHRITTLEYDKWGNQVRSLTAANRELAIGAGAGDQARLADLGINSLPSGDRARLLSSSTLYTADGQRETESFGPLHRITLGADAMSGATVLAKADTQAVARTRTVKAYDEGRPTDGTAKIKDQVTSTTTGGWLRAWPDTFAETRTDTNGYDWALGLSTRTVKDAGGLALTSTTGYDSQGRVASTSLPASNGSDAGSTRITYYTAGGTGPCAGRPEWADLVCRTAPAGDITGGGSNPAQLTTKTVQYGLFGQVTQTDESTGGVTRTTTVTADAAGRPVTTTVSGGVGATVPAVTVSYDPTTGAVTGQTSASGGTITKAYDALGRLITYTDANGGVTTTEYDALNRATKVVDSVPSTTTYTYDTAVEPRGTVTSMTDSVAGTFTPRYDADGTIVSQGLPGGYTMTTRQDPSGAAVNRTYTRDSDGLVLVSDGITETVHGQQATHIGTPGVTAAQSYTYDRAGRLTEVQDTSVDAVCTTRSYTFDKNTNRTALATATAARGLTCSTSGASVQTNTYDSADRLTTAGYVYDAFGRTTALPGSTVSYFASDLVQQQTTGAGRQTWTLDAAQRFRAWTTETNNAGTWTQTGARTNHYAGDVDSPRWITEDAGGAVTRNVGIPGGALGATTAKTGGTVLQLANLHGDITLQFPLDTAVAPTVLDYDEYGNPRAGQPSARYGWIGAEQRSAETPAALTLMGVRLYNPGTGRFLSVDPVAGGNANAYEYTHGDPLNRYDLDGRFDWRRHYEEARACSRLGIWGCSLATTISGIALAMTGSGARNNAVRHFMWQSALTFFFGYYSAKRIGDAHEYGETCPRSGRCDTAVDKHNNNIARNFASSWYGWRYMAVNYFWYGGLWSMMYGLRSMGRYLYDRGILW, via the coding sequence ATGAGTGGGTACATAGCCGGAAGAGGCGGGCGCAGGTCGCCCGCCGCGTTCCGGATACTGAGCGGGTCGGTGGCGCTGGCCGTCGCCGTCTCGCTGCTCGCCGGGTCGGAGGCCGCGTTCGCCGCCGCGCCGACCGGGGACACCGCGAAGCCGGCACCGGCGTCCGCCGCCGACATCCCGTCGGCACGCGTCGCCGCCCGGCTGTCGGGCCAGCGGGTCGAGGCACTGTCCGAGCGGACGGAAACCTCCACCACCTGGGTGAACAAGGACGGTTCGCTGACGTCCGACCTGTTCGCGGGCCCGGTGCGGTACCGCAAGGACGGCACCTGGGTCGACGTCGACCTCACCCTGCAGGCCGGCGCGGACGGTTCGGTGGCGCCCAAGGCGCACCCCCAGGGCCTTAAGCTGGCCGGCGCGGGCGGCACCCGCTCGAAGTCGCTCGCCGAGGCACAGTCCGGCAAGGGCGAGGACCGCACGCTGGTGACGCTCGGTCAGGGCGAGCAGCAGGTCGAGCTGCAGTGGAAGGGCGGCCTGCCCAAGCCCGTCCTGGACGGCACCAGGGCCACCTACCAGGACGCCGTCGCCGACGGCGCGGCCGACCTGGTCGTCGAGGCGACGCGCACCGGCTTCGAGCAGTACGTGACGCTCAAGCAGCGCCCGGCCGCGGCCGGCTTCACGTACACCATGCCGCTGAAGGCCAAGGGCCTGCTGGCGCAGCCGCAGGCCGACGGCGGAGTGCAGTTCACCGATGCCAGGTCGGGTGAGGTGCGGGCGGTGCTGCCGGCGCCGGTGATGTGGGACGCAAGCGCCGCGGAGGGTTCGAGCGAGCACCCCCACCAGGCCAAGGTGGACCTGAAGGTCGTCCAGCACGGCGCGAACATCGACCTGGTGTTCACCCCCGACGCCGCGTTCATGGCCGACCCCAGGACGCGCTACCCGCTCACCGTGGACCCGTCCACCACCGCTCTGGGCAACGTCTTCGACACCCGGGTGCAGCAGGGCGAGACGGTCGACTGGTCGGCCGACACCGAGATCTACTGGGGCAACTCGGGCACCAAGAACGCCGACGGCTCGTCCCGGCAGGCCCGCTCCTTCATCAACTGGAACACCGGCCCGATCGCCGACGCGCTGATCACCAGCGCGAACCTGTCGCTGTTCAACTTCCACTCCGGCAACAGCGACTGCCTGCCGTACACCTGGGAGGTCTGGGACACCGGCCTGGCCTCCACCGCCTCGCGGTGGACCGCCCAGCCGACCTGGAACACCAAGAAGGCCACCTCCACCGAGACCAAGGGCCGGGACGCCTGCGGCGGCGACGGGTGGATCAACGCGGACGTCACCAACCTGGTGCAGACCTGGACGTCGGCCAAGAAGACCACCTCCGGCATGGGCCTGCGGGCCCCGGACGAGACCAGCACCAAGTACTGGAAGGAGGTGAACTCCGCCAACGCGGCGAGCAACGTGCCCAAGCTGACGGTGAACTACAACTACCGGCCGCGCACGGGCACCGACCAGCAGGCCGGCTCCCCCTTCTACAAGGACACCGCCGGCATCTGGTGGGTCGACTCGACCACGCCGACGCTGCGGGACACCTTCGTCGACCCGAACAACGACAAGGTCGACGGAACCTTCCAGATCTTCGACGCCGCGACCGACACCCAGGTCGGCAACGTCCTGGTCTCGCCGTACGTCCCGTCCGGCGAGCCCGCCACGGTGACCGTGCCGGCCGGCGTCCTCGCCAACGGCAAGACGTACAAGTTCCGTACCTCTCCGTACGACGGCCTGCACTACAACACCGGCTGGTCGGCGTGGGCCTTCTTCACCGTCGACACCTCGGCCCCCTCGGCGCCGGTCTCGGTCACCTCGACCGACTACCCGGCCGGTCAGTGGGTCAAGGGCGCCGGTCAGCCCGGCGTCTTCACCCTGACCCCGCCCACCGGCGACCAGAGCGCCCTCGAGTGGTCCGTGGACGGCGCCACCTGGACCAAGGTCGCCACCGGTGGGACCACCACGCCGGTGAGCATCACCGCGAGCCCGGTGAAGGCCGGCACCAACGTCCTCCAGGTGCGGACCACCGACCGGGCGGACAACAGGTCGGAGACCCTCTCCTACACCTTCCAGGCCGGCGCCGGCGTGACCGCGCCGAACGACGGGACCCGCACCGCGGCCCGGGTGCCGCTGGCCGCCGAGGCCGACGGCAGCAAGTACGACAACGTGACGTTCTCCTGGCGGCGTTCGGACGCCGACGCCTGGGTGCCCGTCCCCGTCGGTGACGTGACCATCGGGGGCACCGCGCTGACGGCCTGGCCGGTGGCACTGACCGCGGGCAGGAGCCCGGCGCTCGCCTGGAACGCCACCTCCACCGTCAACCCGGACGGCACCGTGCAGGTGCGGGCGGACTTCACCGGCCCGAACAGCGCCGCGTTGACGTCCGAGTCGGTCCAGGTGACCGTCGACCGCAAGGCCGACGGCGCCGCCACGACGCAGGCCGGGCCCGGCACGGTCAACCTGCTCACCGGTGACCTCACCACCAGCGCGACCGACGCGTCCTTCTTCGGGATGACCGTCGCCCGCAGCCACTCCTCACGCAACCCGTACGCGGCACGCAACCAGCAGGGCCAGGCGCCGATCTTCGGCCCGGGCTGGCTGTCCGGCGTCAGTGCCGCCTCGATGACCTCCGGGTTCACCGAGATCCGCCAGTCGTCCGCGAACGCGCTGGACCTGGTGGCCGCCGACGGCTCGACCGTCGCGTTCACCGCGAAGGCGACCGGCAACGGCTGGACCCCCGAGACCGGCAGCGAGAACCTGACCCTGACGGGCGCCTTCTCGGCCGGGGACTTCACCCTCACCGACACCGAGGGCGCCGTCCTGACCTTCGGCAAGGCCGACCAGGCCGCCACCACCTGGACCGTCAACTCCAGTCTGCTGGAAGGCCTCTCGGACACCACCCTGAAGGTGCTGTCCGAGAGCGTGACGATGAACGGCAAGGCGCTGGTCCGGCCGAGGCTGGTCGTCGCCCCGACCTCCGCCGTCACCGCCGCCGCCTGCGCTCTCGACCTGAGCGTCAAGGGCTGCCGCGCGCTGCAGTTCGTCTACGCCGGCAGCACGACGGCCACCGGCACCGGAGGCAGCTCGGAGTTCGGTGACTTCACCGGCCAGGTCAGCGCGGTCAAGCTGTGGGCCACCGCCCCCGGCGCCGCGAACGCGACCGCGACCGACGTGGCGGCCTACCGCTACGACAGCACCGGCGCGCTGCGCCAGGAGTGGGACCCGCGACTGGGCACCTCGTCCACCACCCAGTACGACTATGTCGTCGGCACCGCGGCCGAGGGCGCGCTGTCCGCGGTCGTGCCCCCCGGCGCCGCCGGCGGCCACCACATGGCCTACGGGAACGTCCCGAGCAGCCCGGCCGCCGGCGAAGGCATGCTCACCAGGACGTGGACCAACACCCTCGCCCCCGGTACGACGAACACCGTGAACGGCACCGCCACCACGAGCTTCGTCTACGGCGTCCCGCTCTCGGGCGCCAAGGCGCCCGAGGACCTCTCGGCCACCGCCGGGGCCACCTGGGGCCAGACCGACCTGCCGACGGACGCCACCGCCGTCTTCCCGCCCGACCAGGTCCCCGCGTCCGACAACGGCGCGAACCTGACCCAGGGCGCGTACGGCCGCGCGGTCGTCACCTACCTCAACGCCTCGGGCAGCCAGGTGAACTCGGCGGCGCCGGGACACCGGATCACCACCCTCGAGTACGACAAGTGGGGCAACCAGGTCCGCAGCCTGACCGCGGCCAACCGTGAGCTCGCGATCGGTGCCGGCGCCGGCGACCAGGCACGGCTCGCCGACCTGGGCATCAACTCGCTGCCGTCCGGCGACCGGGCCCGGCTGCTCTCCTCCAGCACCCTCTACACCGCCGACGGCCAGCGGGAGACCGAGTCCTTCGGCCCCCTGCACCGCATCACCCTCGGCGCCGACGCGATGTCCGGAGCGACCGTCCTGGCCAAGGCCGACACGCAGGCCGTGGCCCGGACCCGCACGGTGAAGGCCTACGACGAGGGCCGTCCCACCGACGGCACCGCCAAGATCAAGGACCAGGTCACCAGCACCACGACCGGCGGCTGGCTCCGGGCCTGGCCCGACACCTTCGCCGAGACCCGTACCGACACCAACGGCTACGACTGGGCGCTCGGCCTGAGCACCCGGACGGTCAAGGACGCCGGCGGCCTCGCCCTGACCTCCACCACCGGCTACGACAGCCAGGGCCGGGTGGCGTCCACCAGCCTGCCCGCCTCGAACGGTTCGGACGCCGGCAGCACCCGGATCACCTACTACACCGCCGGCGGTACCGGCCCCTGCGCCGGCCGCCCCGAGTGGGCCGACCTGGTCTGCCGCACCGCTCCCGCCGGTGACATCACCGGCGGCGGCTCCAACCCCGCCCAGCTCACCACCAAGACCGTGCAGTACGGCCTGTTCGGCCAGGTCACCCAGACCGACGAGAGCACGGGCGGGGTCACCCGCACCACCACCGTCACCGCGGACGCGGCCGGCCGGCCCGTCACCACCACCGTCTCGGGGGGCGTCGGAGCCACGGTTCCCGCCGTCACCGTCAGCTACGACCCGACGACCGGCGCGGTGACCGGCCAGACCTCCGCCTCCGGAGGCACCATCACCAAGGCGTACGACGCGCTCGGGCGCCTGATCACCTACACCGACGCCAACGGCGGTGTCACGACCACCGAGTACGACGCCCTGAACCGGGCGACCAAGGTCGTCGACAGCGTCCCGTCCACCACCACCTACACCTACGACACCGCGGTGGAGCCCCGCGGAACGGTGACCTCGATGACGGACTCCGTCGCCGGCACCTTCACCCCCCGCTACGACGCCGACGGCACCATCGTGTCCCAGGGCCTTCCCGGCGGTTACACCATGACCACCCGTCAGGACCCGTCGGGCGCGGCCGTCAACCGCACCTACACCCGTGACAGCGACGGCCTCGTCCTGGTGTCGGACGGCATCACCGAGACCGTCCACGGCCAGCAGGCCACCCACATCGGGACGCCGGGCGTCACCGCGGCGCAGTCCTACACCTACGACCGGGCGGGCCGCCTGACCGAGGTGCAGGACACCTCGGTGGACGCCGTCTGCACCACCCGCTCCTACACCTTCGACAAGAACACCAACCGCACCGCCCTGGCCACCGCCACCGCGGCCCGCGGCCTGACCTGCTCCACCTCCGGGGCCAGTGTCCAGACCAACACCTACGACAGTGCCGACCGCCTGACGACTGCGGGCTACGTCTACGACGCGTTCGGTCGCACCACCGCCCTTCCGGGCAGCACGGTCTCCTACTTCGCGAGCGACCTCGTGCAGCAGCAGACCACCGGCGCCGGACGGCAGACCTGGACCCTCGACGCGGCCCAGCGCTTCCGCGCCTGGACCACCGAGACCAACAACGCCGGCACCTGGACCCAGACCGGGGCCAGGACCAACCACTACGCCGGCGACGTCGACAGCCCGCGCTGGATCACCGAGGACGCGGGCGGCGCGGTCACCCGCAACGTCGGCATCCCCGGCGGCGCCCTCGGCGCCACCACGGCCAAGACCGGCGGCACGGTCCTCCAGCTCGCCAACCTGCACGGCGACATCACCCTCCAGTTCCCGCTGGACACCGCCGTCGCCCCGACCGTCCTCGACTACGACGAGTACGGCAACCCGCGGGCCGGTCAGCCGAGCGCCCGCTACGGCTGGATCGGTGCCGAGCAGCGCTCGGCCGAGACCCCGGCCGCCCTCACCCTGATGGGCGTGCGGCTCTACAACCCGGGTACCGGACGCTTCCTGTCCGTCGACCCGGTGGCCGGCGGCAACGCCAACGCCTACGAGTACACCCACGGGGACCCGCTCAACCGCTACGACCTCGACGGCCGCTTCGACTGGCGCCGCCACTACGAGGAGGCAAGGGCCTGCAGTCGGCTCGGCATCTGGGGCTGCTCCCTCGCCACGACCATCTCCGGCATCGCCCTGGCAATGACCGGCAGCGGGGCGAGGAACAACGCCGTACGGCACTTCATGTGGCAGTCGGCGCTCACCTTCTTCTTCGGCTACTACAGCGCGAAGCGCATCGGTGACGCCCACGAGTACGGCGAGACCTGCCCCAGGTCCGGACGGTGCGACACCGCCGTCGACAAGCACAACAACAACATCGCCCGGAACTTCGCCAGCAGCTGGTACGGCTGGCGCTACATGGCCGTCAACTACTTCTGGTACGGCGGCCTCTGGTCGATGATGTACGGCCTGCGGAGCATGGGCCGCTACCTGTACGACCGGGGCATCCTCTGGTGA
- the pstC gene encoding phosphate ABC transporter permease subunit PstC has protein sequence MSADQALLRPDTPRTPAANPGLPDQLFLLWARCSGAFVLLVMLGVGGYLAVRAARALHVAGLSFLTTESWNPDGGHGQFGIAAVLVGTVLIGGIAVVLAVPLALGSALYISEYAPRKLRRTLIGMVDLMAAVPSVVYGVWGFVLLQYQLTGVARWVSTWFGWIPLFKVNGVDVDDPLTPPLVYTASSLMAGTVVAFMITPIMCSIMREVFDQAPAGEREGAYALGSTRWGMIRSVVLPFGRGGIIGGTMLGLGRALGETITVYLILSMTFEIQPHILQTGGSAVAPMIALRYGDSTPFSISALMAAGLALFLLTLVVNFAAAAVVARSRSGAST, from the coding sequence ATGAGCGCCGACCAGGCACTGCTCCGGCCCGACACCCCGCGTACGCCGGCCGCCAACCCCGGCCTGCCGGACCAGCTCTTCCTGCTCTGGGCGCGCTGCAGCGGCGCCTTCGTCCTGCTCGTGATGCTCGGCGTCGGCGGGTACCTCGCCGTCCGGGCCGCCCGCGCGCTGCACGTCGCCGGACTGTCCTTCCTGACCACCGAGAGCTGGAACCCGGACGGCGGGCACGGCCAGTTCGGCATCGCGGCGGTCCTGGTCGGCACCGTGCTGATCGGCGGCATCGCGGTGGTCCTGGCGGTGCCGCTGGCCCTCGGCAGCGCCCTCTACATCAGCGAGTACGCACCCCGGAAGCTGCGCCGGACGCTGATCGGCATGGTCGACCTGATGGCCGCCGTACCCAGCGTGGTCTACGGCGTCTGGGGCTTCGTCCTGCTGCAGTACCAGCTGACCGGGGTGGCCCGCTGGGTATCCACCTGGTTCGGCTGGATCCCGCTGTTCAAGGTCAACGGCGTCGACGTGGACGACCCGCTGACCCCGCCGCTCGTCTACACCGCGTCGAGTCTGATGGCCGGCACCGTGGTCGCTTTCATGATCACGCCGATCATGTGCTCGATCATGCGCGAGGTCTTCGACCAGGCCCCGGCCGGCGAGCGCGAAGGCGCCTACGCCCTGGGCAGCACCCGCTGGGGCATGATCCGCTCGGTGGTGCTCCCGTTCGGCCGCGGCGGCATCATCGGCGGCACCATGCTGGGCCTCGGCCGGGCCCTCGGCGAGACCATCACCGTCTACCTGATCCTCTCGATGACCTTCGAGATCCAGCCGCACATCCTGCAGACCGGCGGCAGCGCCGTCGCCCCGATGATCGCGCTGCGCTACGGCGACTCCACCCCGTTCTCCATCTCCGCCCTGATGGCCGCGGGCCTGGCGCTCTTCCTGCTGACCCTGGTGGTCAACTTCGCCGCCGCCGCCGTGGTCGCCCGAAGCCGCTCGGGAGCCAGCACATGA